TTGAATCTCGCCTGGGAAGTCAGAATAGGCATTAGACACTACACACTGCAAGGTACCACCTTTTCTAGAAATCATAATGGCATCCCTAATGATCACCATTTTCCACACATATTTTTGCCACATTCTTATcagtttataaaaattaactttgttAACAGAATAAGACACATTCCCAAATTCCCAACCGTAATAAAATTATTCCACATATCTGATGTAATTCACTCCACACAATGACAAAATAGTTGAGATATCAAAATATGCCAATTAGAATCATGCACTGCTGTATCCATTTCTGACTTCTGAagtgattaataaaaaataatcatccgTGATGCATTTCATTTTATCTCAGAAGATCAAAGTAAAAAACTCATAAGGGCtatatagttaaatttatgaAGATCCAcataatttcaatcaaaatGAACATTTTTACCTAGGTATTCTTTCCAAAAGAAGAATATATCCATCAGCGGTGATCACACGAATGGCTTCATATGGATACCTGCCATAGATAGAATGATAAATCATGAAGCAGACTATCAAGATTTCAAggcaaaaaaagaacaaaatgtaAAGGCAACTGCATGATAAAGAAGATTACCCAAGGTCTGTTATGACATCCTGGCATGTCCGGGCATCTGTATTCAGAGGCTGATACTTGACATTCCTCTCCGTAGGCATTGGGTCATTCTCTCCTAGTGTAGCTGTATAAATGGGGGTGTCCTCAACACCATCACAATCTTCTTTAGTGTCACTTTCATGAGATGAAAACAACCTGAATAATGTCCCAAAAGCTTCTGAAGGCGAAAAAAGAAGATGTGCTGCCTTGTGAACAACATCGAAGACAGCTTCTATAGATAACTCTATGCCTAGATGAAGATCCTGATTCACAAAATAAGCTTACTTAGCAATACAAAATTTACATTCTCATATGAAATTTATCTAAACAACACAAACAAATacaatacaaattaataaataaagaaatgttGCACAACCTCTACAACTCCACGTCTCCTATCAGTAGCACGGTGGATAATATGATCCTTGAGGCTTAGCACCCTCATATGTGCATTTAAATGTGAAGGGCGCTTATTTCCAGAGACAGAAATGGCTTTTGACACCCCATAATAAACTAACCGGAAAAGATGAAGTGGAATCCACAGCAATAACTTTACAGGAAACCAAATCAAAAGTATGATATACTGGATCCAATCCATCTGATGCCTACTGTACTTGGCAAAACCAGCTTCTGAGGTTCTAGAACTCTGAGATGCGGGAGATGGAGGGAAATCGAATCTATCACTATATCTATCAGTATCTTCTTCTCCAGATGAGTATTCAGGGCTTGAATTATCAGAATCCACAGAAAGTTCGTGGATGAACTGGTTGAAAGAGGATACACCActagaaaaaagaaagcaaaatcaaaattcaaggcAAGGACAACAACATCATGAACAAACTAGTCAAATTGTTAAGCTGTAAACAAAGGCATGCATCCCAAAATGAGATAGAATGCATGATGTGAACTCTAAATTTTCaaagaattacaaaaacaaaacataaaaataaataaggtataaaaatgtaaaagaaataaCATAATACATAGTCAAATATGTTTacaagtttttaataaaataactcaCAAGTCTCTGATAGACTCCAATATCTCACTAAGAAAATAACTAAAAGAATTACACTTTTTATCCCTATATACTAATTCATTGGCATCAATTATTTTCTAGTTAACTTTGACTTCAATCTCTGCCAATTCTCTGGCTCCACTATATGtcctaatttttctttctctaattttcaattttttccttctctcttctTGTCTGGTTTTTGAAGCCCAAgtcatttcttttcaaatttggttttttcaataatatagtTCCTTGCAACTTGCATTATTTCATAATTCTTTTAATATCCATGTACTGTAGGCAGCAACCTGCACAGCAGGTAGATGAAGGATATGCATATAAAGGCATGACACCAGTATCATGGGGTGGTTAAGGGTTGAAACCTTAATGCATTCGAAGGTACATCTTTTATAAATTACCATCAATGCATGCAACCACTTGGTAAATGATAGTATGATACAGAAAAAAACCTATAATAGAACATACAGCATTGTAaagaatattaacaaaaaaaaatctaataactGAACAAGTGACTCTTGGGCCTTAGCAAATAAATAGCGATTCTGTTACTCCATACCAATAGTCATGAGTTATAACAAAGCAACAAATGCAAGTATATAAAATCAACTAAGtaacaataagaaaataaagaaaaaaaaatcacacagaAAGTTACTAATGTTATAATGAGAACTTACTTCTCCATCCAACGTGGAAATCGCGGTCCCCTGAAAGTTGGCTTGAGTTCCCAACCATGGATACCTTCTAGTATATTAGCTTTCCCAGGTAGTAGTGCCAACAAAAGGGCTGATACTCCGTTGATTAGCCTCACAATATTATTTAAGGACTCATAAGTAATTGCCTTCAATGACCTGCACTAAAAACCAGATAAATATGCCCATCCTTTGCCAAGTAAACAATTGATTAAGACATTGAGATAGAATACCCCATGGCTCTAAAACATCAATGCATTGTGTCACTTCCAACAAACCAAAAAAGTATTAGGATTCCAAAATTCTTTGCCACTAAAAGATCTTTTAAATTGATCAACACCTTAAGCGTTAAGACAGTAGAAAAGCAACAAAATTAAACAGAATTGTTTCAGCCAAATCTTTTAGATTAGCAATAAAATAGCTTCCccccaaaaaaaggaaaaagaaaaagaaaaagaaaagtgctTAAAAATTGCTATAAGAATTGCATTGAAGCATAACAGAAGCAAAAGGACTCAACCCAATCCATCAAACAAACGATACCCATTTGAACAGTAAAAACAATACGAAACATTCATTGTCCAGGAGGATCAGCAGAATTACAGCCATAATAACcagtaaaaagaaaaaccagGACCAAACAGAAACTATGTCAAAACAACAGAGAAAACAAACACGTCCTTATCATTGAATCATTGCCTCAAAAACcatcataatataattaaactccacaaaaaagaaaaaaaaaagaaaaaacaggcACCCCATTTTATTTGAAACATAGATATCCAACAACCATGATAAAATATTCAAACCTAACAAAGATGAATCAAATGGCCTTACTCTTTAGTAACAGCAAGAACATGATCAACCAAGCGTTGCATCATATGGGGTTGTGTTTTTCCTTCCAAAGTTCGGTTATTTCTTCAAACCCCTCCAAATCCAAAATATGCGGAAAATCGAGAAATTTGGCGATACCCAGAATCGTATcagaatgaaaattaacaaattggAAGCGGATATAGGGAATAGATGGTCGTGGAAGTTTGAAATCAGTGACTGACCGGTAATCCGATGAAAGGTTCTAAAATAACACGCACCAAACCAAAGAACCTTTGCCCTACGAGGTCGGTGGTTTCTGTCTGGGAGCCACGTGGCCAATTATCATTGGCGAAAATAATAAGTGTCGCTTTTTGGCTATAATTTCGTGTTGCTATGGATCACGATTACACGTAATGTGTGGGGCCCGAGGATTTATGTGGTGCTGCTATATTCGCCTTCGTTTTATAGCAGACAATGTGGACCGTTGATGGAGTTTAATCGGTTATGTGATGGACGGTTATGAATGGCGTATAATTAATGATGAGTTACAAGTGGAACGTGCAATTGCCTATTGCTTGAAAGAAGAGGAGGCAAGTGTTTCAATTTGACGGAATAAGGTAAATGCATTTTCTAAGTTTGGTATATTCATGACTTTATGACATTAAtacaaataaattcattttgaaaGTTTTAATCATTTTGGCATTAACACAAAACAGATGTTTGTTGACAAGATTTACACAAAAGCAAACATTTATCTCGCTGTCGGAGCTTGATTTTATTATGTAACTTCATTTTATTAAAGTTACTAGTTTATGgatttatatatttcttaatttgttaatattcaacaaaagtgaaaaaggcaacagattttttttgttgaaaagagGGGAATATGATATCTACGGAATGGACGGAACtaaatctaaaagaaaaaatagtgaaattcgcttttttttttttgttttttgtgaatGTCAAATTCGCATTCTGTGAAGTGGTGGTGTTAGTTGATCCTGAAGTTTcgttttacttttcttttacctAACGACACATTAATCATATGTTTCACGAAGAATCTAGCATATAAATAACGTTTTCATTGCAAAATCCATATGATGGACGGAGTCTTGAATCAATATGgttgcttcttcttttctcaAGAGACTTAAACTAGTTTATACGATAAAGAAGTGAGAATTTGTTGTTTACATTAAGTATAAGCATAAGGAACTTATTCTACATTCTTCCATGCCAATGAACATGGAATTGTGGAAATGAGTTTTTTCATTGTGGAAGCGAATTCAGGAccgttagttttttttttttaatgcatttatGTAATTAGTGCACAATAATcgttaaatgaaaattatactATTGAGATTTTAATTGTGTGTTATAAGTTTAACTTATGAAGATTAAATAAGAGTCAACCGATCTTTATTTAATACTAATTGCTTAAAtgaaaaacttttgaaatttttacattaattacattaaaaagttAAGTAATATGAAATCAACTACTTTTTACATAATTGATAATGActaatatttcttaattaaataatttaagatcTAATCTTatgtatgaaataaattatattaaaaggaGAAACATTCTTGTATAACAAGATTACTTAATACcaaccataataataataaaagattgAATTCTATCCATGTGAACCATATCATTTCGTTATAACAAAGAAGTTTTTGTTTCCGATGATACAACAAAGAAGCTATAAACACAACAGCATGAaaggattttctttttaattaatggtatgttttattggatagagaaaagaaaacacataaCAATGTATTTTCTTCCTCTAAATAAAAGTAatgttttttcttctgtttAGTTGGGggagaaaattaaaagaaaagtaagaaaattttacatctaaaaacagaaataaaaaaaaactcttctatttttctttcaattcaaaattttaattttctctcctttcttcCTTTCCTCCTTTCCATCCATCCTATATACTATAAATATTGAATTAACCTGTCcttttggagtaaaaaaaaaatagccttTCATTTTTTGAGAAGTTctccaaaatatataaaattggtTTGAATGAATCAAGAGTATGCGAAGAGGAGCATGCTGACATTCATGATACACGTATAatgatataaaagataaatataagacaagttgaaaattaataaagaaagaaCTCATTTTAGCCTCCAATTAGATTAAAGTCAATTAAATAatacacattaatttttttttaaaaaaaaagaagcaagaatggTACacgagagttttttttttattgaacatgGTACATAAGAGTTTGATGCGGTTACATGTGGAGATATCTTTAATTATTCATCTCAttcatgttataaaaaaaaaaaattcatctcaTTCATAAAGCAGCATACTAGCCGGCACATATTGACTTTCACTTTGATCTCAATAATTTACCTAATGGAATCTAGATTCTTAATATCTAAGTTCGATTGTTTGACCAGTTGATTTCAAGATATTAAAATGGACTTAACTCTGTATTTATGGGTATTCGTCCAAATTCATCCCGATTTTGATAAAGAATATTCAAGTTGATCAGGTACGAGTTCGGATTTGGGACTTACCCGACTTTTTTAATCGGGGTCGGAGTCAGGGATGAGGATGTCACTATCTGTCACATATTCATTCCCGtatcttttattaattacttgttaattttttttataatttttatataatttaatattcttttcttaatGATTTTTGTAGACAAATGCTTTGCAAAtacaaatagttaaaaataaacgtgtaacaatcaatttttttttaaatcaaattttcaatataatttttttacaaaaaaaattacaaatctaAACAAGAGACAGACATGAATATCCGATACCCGACGGGTACGGAATGAGGTAACAAATTTTGATCAGTCGGATACTAAAGACcaagtatgtatatatgttggGAAGTCGGGGTCGAGGACTGAGGAGACAATACCCATCCCCGTCCCATTGCCATGTCTAatgacttaaatataaataacaaaaaaaattatactcgaatataatttttttaactacctGTAATAACATTCTAAAAATATCCTTCAATTAAGTGTAATTATAGTTCAATGattcctttttacttttaatattaaatttcgaTAATTGATACTTtagaaacaaatataattataagaattaaatgatttcaatcaacttttttaattaacataaaattaattaatttttgtatatatttgagTCTGGAGGTAATACTAGGCTACTAACATTTAATGCTATTAATGTAGTTTAAAATTATGATCGAGGGTTAAGATCGGTATCATAGAAGACTTTAGAAAATTACATGACTTATAGGGTTGTACGAGAATTCTTGGAGGTGTTACTAAggattttttctataaaattacattaagatTTAAGATTTAACTTTAAGTGTTTACTTATTTAATCTAGGGTCagtttgtaaatttaaaaaagaaattatcttaaaaaaaaatactttttaaaaagtatacaacatttgtttcttaaaaaaagtagaaatttatttttattaaaaaatgatttagacaaacacataaaaaatgtacaaaagtatttattttatttaaaaaggtattttaaaaaacaaacaaaaaaaaaagctttaaaaAACAGGTCCTTAGTCCTGGACATGCTTACTAGGGACACACAAAAGGTTATCTTATTCACATGTTTTTTGGCAAGACAAGGTCGTATACCTATGCATTGCAATTTTAACAAGAGTTGAGAAGAATATAACTTAGAAGTAAACACTAAAGAAAATGTTTCACcacatgtttttaaatttaaatattaaagatcATTATTATGAATTACTCATTTTGTAACCATATCGCCGAGGTGACAAAGTGAAGTTACGTATGCGTGTCATCTAACCGTGACACCATTAATCATGCTATAATCACCTCTTCGTCACCCAGATTTGCGCATGCGATAAATGTCATGATTAAGTGACACGCGCACAGATATGAGGGAAGGTGGCTTAATATTGGTGGATTCAAGATCCTAAGCCAGTgagtgtaaattataaaaaataaaatcagtaggttcaattatataaatatagattaaataaaatataaaaatataaaattttatttacaaatttagtgatttttaaaaaataaggagaCACAAGTGCACACCCTCACATCACTGTAGATCCACTACTGTGGCTGGGTGAAGGTGTCTACATAGAAGAAGGATAAAAATGGAATATTAGAGAATTTGGGGTGCagcaaacaaaaaatggaatgAATTAAGTAATTGTCTGTCAGTGCTCGTGATTTTTTCGCAAGTGCACAAGTGGGTCTTATATAACCTTTACGTGTTAAAAATGAACTagcactttcttttctttttttctttttgttatttgaaagtgttttcttttttatcgaCAAAAAAGGGTATTTATTGATAAGCGCAAGAAGTGAAATAGATTCACgatttctattcttttttttttttaaaagtaattggcAACTACGGGTAAATATGCTGTTTGTGACTATTAATTTTAGAGGTTGTGGAGTTAAAAAGGAGTATAACTGCGAAAGCATGCTCTTTTAGCTTGATTGATTTGAATTTGGATTGAGCACTGAGCAAGAATTATCGATTATAGATTTTTACCCACAAAATTCTTTGGGATAGAAGTATTTCTCATTACTTTGTGCGTTGCAAGCTTTCTCCTAATGTTTTTTCTAATGGATTTTTTTGCTATTAAACGGGCAAAGGATTTTAGAAATTCCTTATAAGCAGAACTTCGATTccattttttaaccttttttttgttgcaaattttccttttttttaccattataTTTCTATCCTCCtgctatatatacaaaaaaaattaatttaaatatatttttaatacctataattttttctcattttttattttaattcttatacttTAGAATTTCAGTAGTCTCAATAATTTCAAGATCATTACAAAGCAGTGAATcaatttctaataattttgaaattacaaGGATTTACAAATTCAAACTAAAGTATAAAGATTCAAGTAAAAATTACGAAAACCTATAGACAACCCGAAGAATTACATGACAACAAAATGACCATTTTGTGGCAAAATAATGGTCTTTTAATTGTACATGTGTTACAGACCAATTTGTCCAAACTTCAACCCCTGAAGTAATTTCTTCAGCCATATTAGCTCGTGCCTTGGTGGCTTTGTGCAGGTCTCCAAAATTTTATGTCCCTTCTTCTCAGACCATAAAACAATTTGTATTATCCCAAGAGCACTATACTAGCCTCAAAAATTCGGATGTACACGTGTCACTATATTAACGTGTAAAACCAAATTCAGTGTGCACCTTACAAAATCTCTTTCACCCACCCAAAAAATCAGTGTGGTAACGACAAAGACAATATTGGATTTTTTCTCTTACACTAGAACTACATGCTACCCTTCTATTGTTATAGGTGCTAACTACTAAGTGCCAACAACCACAAAAGACACTGAAAGAACAGCAATGGAAGCTGCATTATGCAGTGCACTTGCTCTTTCACCCAACCAAGTATTCAACGCAGCAAATCCTGGTACTATACCATGTCCACTTTCTAACTatgttccttttttattttttaacataggGGTTGCATTCAAAACTGTTTATTTGCTTACTTTTCATTCTGTTATTTTAATGAACATGTTGTACTAGTTGTTTATATTTATGacatttatttttccaaaaatttgAGGAAGAGATTATACTCGACCATATATTTCAATTCTAAGATTTCGTGTTACtagatataattttcattttatgcaCCCTTAGTAAATCGAAAGGGTTCATATTTTGATTGCTATTAGTTTTGTAATCGCAGGAGATAAAAATGTTCCTTTGAAATATAGCAAAGATCGGAGTGTTGTAATGACAGTGGCAGCCACTGGAATATTAGGGAAAGGTGGTGGGTTGTTGGAGAGGCCAACCATAGAGACAACATCACCTGGTCGGGAATCTGAATTTGACTTGAGGTAACCAACAACATCTGCACAATTGAGAGGAATCTAACACTATGTTAGCATTATATTGATGAATTGAggaaatatcttgaaaaatgcttcatataaaattaagagaagCTCTTGTGAGTTGGTtcctaaaaactaaaatagtcTCTGTTGGAAATAAAAATCAGAACCTTTTGTCTGACAGATTAAGCTTTTAGGTAAGTTTTGTTCTTCAATTTAGATAGTTGAGCTGTTATGTTTAAGTCCCCAGTTATTATGCATTCAAATATATTGTTAGATCAGAAAAGGAATTTTGGGGTAGGCTACATTTGAGAAACTGTAATCCCTTGTTCAAGGacagaaattaatttattgtcaaCACTCAACGCAAATTATATTTTGGGATCTAAATTGaagaatataaaaagggaaatatGTTATGTGACAACTATCTAAATTGAAGAATCAGTTCATCTAAAGGGTATCTTTTCCTCTGTTTGGATTGAACTCTTGTATATCAAttccttcttttcccccctaaccttttccttttctcatcTTTAGTCCATCTTCTTGTTTGCAtttgattttattcttaaaCTGAGGCCAAGTAGAAGCACTGATATGGTATTTGCGTTTCATTTTGTTTCTTGCATTCATTTTACTTTCTAATAATTGTTAAACCATTTGAAAAACATAGGTTTTGCCACTGAAGTACAGACTTGGACCCTTAATTTCCCACTGTGTTACTGTAAGATGTGCTAAGAGGTTTCTCTTATGGGCTAAGAACAATTACTTGTTCATATTTCACAATCATCCTTCAATTGAACTAAACTACTACAGCCAGATATCAAGTTTAGTTTTTAGACCTGTTTTTGTCTACTGAACAATACTAATCAAGGCAATAATACTACTATTGGATATTTGGAATTGAGCTTGGTGAAAGTAATGAAATGCCAAAGGTGTGTCTATAGCATGTTAATAATGAGGGTAAAAATCTTTCTTGTAGTTTCCTCTTTAACATTTTGTTAGAGATCCACTACTGTATTTGCTTTTGAGATGAGCCAAGGCATAGTTGTCAAAAGAAAAGTGATTGAATTGTTTCTTTCACTTGTTTTTGGAAAAGACTTGTATTATGAAGTAGGCAACTAGGCAAGTCTGTTTTCTGGAAACTTATTCTTGTCTTTCTGCATGTGCTGACTCTTCTCTCTTTGTTTATTCCTGTCTCATTTCATCGCATGTTATAAAACAAAAGAGAATGATCAATCCTTAACTTCATGACATGTTTTCTGCCAGGAAATCGCGGAAAACATCCCCACCCTACCGAGTTTTGCTGCACAATGACAACTTCAACAAGCGAGAATATGTTGTGCAAGTGTTGATGAAGGTGATACCAGGAATGACCATTGATAATGCGGTTAACATCATGCAGGAGGCACATTATAATGGACTAGCAGTGGTGATAGTATGTGCTCAAGTGGATGCTGAAGATCACTGCATGCAGTTAAGAGGAAACGGCCTTTTAAGTTCTATTGAGCCAGCTGATGGTGGTGGTTGTTGATACATAGAGAGACCATTGACATGATGAGCTTTGGCCTAATAGTTTCATTGAAGAAGTGACATATCACATATCATATACACATTTCCATGATGTTCATCTTTCCAACCACTGAAGATGGTTGTATAGAAAATTATTGACTAGGTAAGGAAAGGGATAGTGCTAGTTAGTTAGTAGTTAGTACTTATACAGGACATAATTTGCTACCAGCCAGTGGCATTATTTGGATTTAACGTGTTATACTATCATTAGTCCCTATATTTCCACTTTTTTCATTGAAGCAAGCCTCTTATATAAGCAATAACCTGAACATAGCCTATAATATTGGTTGTCTTGTTAGACATgggaataataaaataatgtctATATCTTGGATTAAGATGGTGCTTGATACTCAAGAAAAATTCGAAGTCAGTCAAGCACCAATTGATTATCTTATCTAGAATACTTCATCCATCCCCAAAAGaattaattgtataaaatatcAGCAGGGAATGAGCTTTAACTCGCAGTGCTATGTATACTCCTAAAAGaagttatatgaaaaatattttaaatcttcAAGTTTGCAGCATTAAAGGCAAACAGATCTATCCATTAGTACAACATGAGTTACTACCCTAAAGTTAAATCCAGGTTGATTGCAATCTATGTTTCAGTAAGCagtgaaaagtaaaaatataatcaaagataaaagagaatctAGAAACAAGAATGGCAATGACTGTCAGGGCTCATACAACAACCGCATCAACCGAGACTTTTCTCTTTAGGTGGAGTGAGTTGTATAAATATGATGTGTCCTAAATGAGATTTCTAGTTTTGACCAAATTTTggttgaaattgaccaaagtgtgCGGTGCTTTCACATTGGTTATATTTGAGTGTGTTTGGGAGAGGGGAAGGAGAGAAATAGAGTGGGTCCCACATGTGCTTtacattttctatattttactttaatttaaatatcttttctCTATTTCCATCATTTCAATCCAATAACACACTTCATGTGTGTGAATTATGCTGAATTGTCTATGGAAAGACTAAAGGTACCTTTAGAGGTAATATTATCTTATCTTGATGTAGTAACGAGAggactttactttttttttttttttttatatcaacaaATGCtagaatgttaatttttattaggagAAGGGATCAAAtctgcaactttttttctctttccttctcCATTAATCATACAAGTCATCTTATATCTCCTCAAGATGACTTTACTACAAACAGAGATTCAATCTACTATTCATGAGCTTTTGCTGTGACTTTGGTCAACTCATTACTTGGGCTGGCTCAACTTTTAGGACTAAGCAGCCTATTTCAGTGGATTGAGCCAGAGGCCCAAGCCagaacaaaatcaaacaatGTCATAGTGCTGTATTATGAATCATGTTTATATACACACTATTGGCCCCTTTTTAATGACTTTGTCTATAACTTTAATCAATTTCCCCTCTACCTCTATCTATAGGGTTACTCTCCCATATGGAAATTTTGTATTATACATGCTGGAACCACCTAAAGTAATattctaccatttttttttcttaaatagtcgttattctaacttttttttttatatctaaggGCTTATgattatacttattttttatgttcattgACAACCTGCCTGAAGGCTTGTGAATTCACACTTcctaagatttgataaaattatgctTGACGTTTCTCTCTTTTGTGAAATTACTTTAACATTTTTCGAtcatataaaagtataaaaaatcaagaaaagtcTATGTAGTGAAAAGAGTACACAGTTTTAtattgtgtaaatttttttaaaaataatgtaggattttaaaaaagttattaagtaaaattttgttGAAACTTAAAAGATATTACCTCAGTCCTTATATATgacacttttaattaattcatacaCATCTTTTTAACGATcattaaatgttaattattaatttattagttttttttaataaaaatattcaaacccACAACGCATCCTTCTATTCTTTCACCCTTTACTCTCAACCCAACCTTATATAACAAGGATATTAAGTATTAAGTAACTTTGCTAGTTTTAGTTTGGCAGCATTGAAATGGATGATGACATCCTCCAA
This region of Glycine max cultivar Williams 82 chromosome 7, Glycine_max_v4.0, whole genome shotgun sequence genomic DNA includes:
- the LOC100306117 gene encoding putative ATP-dependent Clp protease adapter protein CLPS1, chloroplastic, which codes for MEAALCSALALSPNQVFNAANPGDKNVPLKYSKDRSVVMTVAATGILGKGGGLLERPTIETTSPGRESEFDLRKSRKTSPPYRVLLHNDNFNKREYVVQVLMKVIPGMTIDNAVNIMQEAHYNGLAVVIVCAQVDAEDHCMQLRGNGLLSSIEPADGGGC